TTTTGGCAGATCGACCAAGTGCGGATCTAGTTGCGGGGCTGGATCCTGCTCGGTCAGCGCCGGACGAGTTCGTGGTGGTGGGGAGAGACATTTACGCAAAGCTAGTGACTGGGGCGGCGAAGACAAAGCTGACTAATGCCTACTTCGACTCGAAGCTGAAGACTGTGAGCACAATGCGGAACTGGCGAACGGTTGTGAAGCTCGCGGAGATGACGACTTGAGATGCGATCTCGTTCGCTTGAATTTTGCTGATGCTAGTTGAGGAAGGCGCTTAGCTCGTTGGCGGCACTGCGAAGGTGATTGAGGAATCGGCTTTGCATCTCGAGAACGGAGAGACGAGGGGCGTTGCCGCTGAGATTTAGTGTGGCGACGACGCGGCCTGAGGCGGCATAGACGGGCACGGCGAGGGAGCGGAGGCCGACCTCGTACTCTTGATCGACGAGGGCGTAGCCGTTGCGACGTACGTTGCGCAGAGCGAGGCGGAGCTTTTCGACTGAAATGATGGTGCGGGTGGTGTGAGGGGTGAGCACGGCTTTAGCGAAATACTGCTCGAGCTGCTCGGTGGGGAGATAGGCAAGAAGGACACGGCCCATGCTGGTGCAGTAAGCGGGGAGCCGGCTGCCGATGTGGAGATCGACGGCCATGACGCGGCTGACTTGAGTGCGGGCGATATAGACGATGTCTTCGCCGTCGAGCGTGGCGACGGAAAAGGACTCGCGGAGAGCGGCGGACATGCGTTCGAGGATGGGCTGAGCGGCGGTGGAGAGGGTGTTCGAGGTGGTGTAGGTCTGGGAGAGGGTGAGCATGCGCGGGCGAAGGGAGTAGCGCGAACCGTCTTCCGCGCCGGCAAACCCTAGCTTGGTGAGTGTGTAGAGGCAGCGGCGGACTGCGGCGCGGGAGAGGCCGGTCCTTACGCTGAGCTGCGAGATGGTCATCTGCGGGGATTGCTGGGTGAATGCCTGGATGACAATAAGACCGCGAGCGAGCGAGGTCATGAAGTTGGGGTCGCCGGTAAAGATGTCGAGAGAGGAGGCCGGGGTGGGTTTGGGAGCTGCGGGGGGAGAGGGTGGGAGGGATTCGGTGGGCAATGCGATGGATTGGCGGGGGGTGAGGCTCATGCGGGTCCCTTTCCGTGACGTTGTCGAACAAGAGTGTTCGATAGACGGACTATCACTACGATAAACGCACGCTTAGGATATCGCAAGATCTCGCCGGGATCGGGTTTCAATATTGCTGGAAGATTGGAAGTCTCTAGAGGAATCAGCGACGCGTCCGTCCGTGGAAAGCTGGCGATCGAGGGTGTGAACTGTTTTATCTCTGGTCGAGAGTTGCAAGGACATCGGCAGGTTCAGGGCGGACACGGAAGTCGGCGTGGCCTTCGGAGAAGATGATGGTGTTGGTCCGGTCGATCACGAAGACGGCGGGGAGCGGGAGGCGCCAGCTGGCTTCGGTGGCGTTGTGATAGCTGAGGCCGGCGTTATTGAAGGGGATATTGATGAGGATGGACTGGTAGTAGCTGCGAAGGGCTTGCGGGATGGTGTGGGCTATCCCAAATTTGTCTGCGATCGTAGCGCCGGGGTCGGAGAGGAGGGGGTATTGCAGGCCATGCTGCTCGAGGGTGAAGTTATTTTGGCGAGTAGTTTGCGGGGAGATGGCGACGAAGATGGCGCCGTGTCTGCGGAGGTCGGTGTGCAGCTCGCGCCAGGCTTCGAGTTCTGTGACGCAGTAGGGATCCCAGCGCCCACGAAAGAATTTGATGACGAGGGGTCCGAGGGCCAGCAGATCGGCAGAGCTGACGGGCTTGTGGGTGAGGGCGTCTTCGAGTGTGAAGGCCGGAGCTTGCGCCCCGGCTTTGAGGGTACGGTCTTCAATGCCGGTGTTGAAGAGGTCTTCGGTCGCTTTTTCGGAGATGGCGAGACGCTCGGGCTGGACTAGAGCACGAGTGTTTTGCGTGATGCGGTCCAG
This Tunturibacter gelidoferens DNA region includes the following protein-coding sequences:
- a CDS encoding IclR family transcriptional regulator domain-containing protein gives rise to the protein MSLTPRQSIALPTESLPPSPPAAPKPTPASSLDIFTGDPNFMTSLARGLIVIQAFTQQSPQMTISQLSVRTGLSRAAVRRCLYTLTKLGFAGAEDGSRYSLRPRMLTLSQTYTTSNTLSTAAQPILERMSAALRESFSVATLDGEDIVYIARTQVSRVMAVDLHIGSRLPAYCTSMGRVLLAYLPTEQLEQYFAKAVLTPHTTRTIISVEKLRLALRNVRRNGYALVDQEYEVGLRSLAVPVYAASGRVVATLNLSGNAPRLSVLEMQSRFLNHLRSAANELSAFLN
- a CDS encoding peroxiredoxin-like family protein, whose translation is MAAALNISLQDQLDRITQNTRALVQPERLAISEKATEDLFNTGIEDRTLKAGAQAPAFTLEDALTHKPVSSADLLALGPLVIKFFRGRWDPYCVTELEAWRELHTDLRRHGAIFVAISPQTTRQNNFTLEQHGLQYPLLSDPGATIADKFGIAHTIPQALRSYYQSILINIPFNNAGLSYHNATEASWRLPLPAVFVIDRTNTIIFSEGHADFRVRPEPADVLATLDQR